In one Cyclopterus lumpus isolate fCycLum1 chromosome 24, fCycLum1.pri, whole genome shotgun sequence genomic region, the following are encoded:
- the LOC117727613 gene encoding crooked neck-like protein 1 has product MRNCEEKEERLMLLESWRDFEREFGSESSMERVRKLLPDKVKKRRKLTAEDGSDAGWEEYYDYIFPEDAANQPNLKLLAMAKMWKRQQMVDEDGDEDGGNEDRGDEDGGNEGEENGDGGEKSPEEAEETDEPAAAPENRPERNAEETETTGADRDDEGSSSDSDDGGKKKEEEKESKSGEEDKE; this is encoded by the exons ATGAGGAACtgcgaggagaaggaggagcggcTGATGCTGCTGGAGTCCTGGAGGGACTTTGAGAGGGAGTTCGGGTCCGAGAGCTCGatggagagggtgaggaagCTGCTGCCGGacaaggtgaagaagaggaggaagctgacgGCCGAGGACGGG TCGGACGCCGGCTGGGAGGAGTACTACGACTACATCTTCCCAGAGGACGCCGCCAACCAGCCCAACCTCAAGCTGCTGGCCATGGCCAAGATGTGGAAGAGGCAGCAGATGGTGGACGAGGACGGCGACGAGGACGGAGGAaacgaggacagaggagacgaggacggaGGAAACGAGGGCGAAGAAAACGGCGACGGGGGCGAGAAAAGTCCCGAGGAGGCCGAAGAGACGGACGAACCCGCCGCCGCTCCTGAGAACCGGCCGGAGAGAAACGCCGAGGAAACGGAGACGACGGGCGCCGATCGGGACGACGAAGGCAGCAGCAGTGACAGTGATGATggagggaagaaaaaggaggaggagaaggagagcaagagtggagaggaagataaagagtAG